The genomic segment tggaggtggaggtggtggtggaggtggtggtggtggtggtgcaggtggtggtggtggtggtggaggtggaggtggtggtggaggtggaggtggtggtggaggtggaggtggtggaggtggtggtggaggtggaggtggtggtggtggtggtggaggtggaggtggtggtggaggtggtggtggaggtggtggtggaggaggtggtggaggtggtggtggaggtggaggtggtggtggtggaggtggaggtggtggtggtggtggtggaggtggtggtggaggtggtggtggtggtggaggtggtggtggaggtggtggaggtggtggtggaggtggaggtggtggttctggtggaggtggaggtggtggtggaggtggtggtggtggtggtgcaggtggtggtggtggtggtggaggtggaggtggtggtggaggtggaggtggtggtggaggtggaggtggaggtggtggaggtggtggtggaggtggaggtggtggtggtggtggtggaggtggaggtggtggtggaggtggtggtggaggtggtggtggaggaggtggtggaggtggtggtggaggtggaggtggtggtggtggtggaggtggaggtggtggtggtggtggtgggaggtggtggtggaggtggtggtggtggtggaggtggtggtggaggtggtggtggaggaggtggtggaggtggaggtggaggtggtggtggaggtggtggtggtggtggaggtggtggtggaggtggtggtggaggaggtggtggaggtggaggtggaggtggtggtggaggtggtggtggaggtggaggtggtggaggtggtggaggtggtggtggaggtggtggtggaggaggtggtggaggtggtggtggtggtggaggtggtggtggtggaggtggaggtggtggtggaggtggaggtggtggtggaggtggtggtggtggtggtggtggaggtggtggtggaggtggaggtggaggtggtggtggaggtggtggtggaggtggaggtggtcgtggtggtggtggtggtggaggtggaggtggtggtggtggtggaggtggtggtggtggtggtggtggaggtggtggtggaggaggtggtggtggaggtggtggtggaggaggtggtggtggtggtggagatgtCGGTAGTAGTGGCGGAAGTGGCAGTAGTGGAAGCGAAGGTGGAGGtgaaggtggaggtggaggtggaggtggaggtggaggtggtggtggtggtggtggaggtggtggtggaggtggtggtggaggaggtggtggaggtggtggtggaggtggaggtggtggtggaggtggaggtggtggtggtggtggaggtggtggtggaggtggtggtggaggaggtggtggtggaggtggtggtggtggtggaggtggtggtggaggtggtggtggaggaggtggtggtggaggtggtggtggaggaggtggtggtggaggtggtggtggaggaggtggtggtggtggtggagatgtTGGTAGTAGTGGCGGAAGTGGCAGTAGTGGAAGCGAAGGTGGAGGtgaaggtggaggtggaggtggaggtgttGGTAGTAGTGGCTGAAGTGGCAGTAGCGGAAGCGAAGGTGGAGGtgaaggtggaggtggaggtaggATGGAGGTggatggaggtggaggtggtggaagaGGTGGCGGTGGTGGTTTTAATTAACTAAACGTTCCCTTCCTTGGCATCTGGGCCACTCTGCTACAAAGGACAGCATGAGGACTCAGGGTCTAGTGCCTGGATTCAAAAATCCTGCCTGGCCCCCAGCCGTGTGATTTGAGGGCAAGACATTCAtgcccctgggcctcagtttcctcatctataatgtGGGGAATGAGATCTACCCTCAAAGGCACCACGGCACCCTCCACATGCTGAACCGGCTACAGGGGATCCTATCTGTGGCCCTGGATTCACCCAGCTCCTTCTCCTATGCAGACGACAATCTAagcaagaagaaaaggaaaaagcacAAGGAGGGCTGACAGAGTGGACAGGAGGTGGACCAGGCAGGCTTCCTGAAGGAAGTGACACTAGAGCCTTGAAGAATAAACAGGCCTTGGCAAATGCTTGAGCTTCTCACCCCCTGGAACCCTCACCACCTATTGCTGGAGTCTCGGGACGTCCTAAATTCCCTGTTAGGGTCACAGGGACAGGTAATTCCATCCTGTTTCTCCGGTGGGAGCAAGACTGCCATTCCCAGGGGCACACAGCATGCCATGTCAGAGGAGGGCCAGCCTTTCCCACCCCCTGCCATGGGTCTGATCCACTTGTTATCAATCCACAGCTGCTACCGCAGTAGAATCAGGAGCTCAAAAACCCAAGAGCCAACAATCCCATTTTAACCCATGTAAGCATATCCAATATTTATATATAGAATTCATAACAGATGTCTGGGCTTCCATTCCAATAGCCTATATTTTACACTGTTTACATGGTTACGCTAAACACAACCCAATTCAAGGTAATCCAATCCTTCACTGCTCTACCAAAATAAACAACATTTTTAGTACATGCCTTATTTATATTCACCAAGCATTACATTGGGCCTCCAAGTGCTCATCGGGGCAGGGCGGCCTGGACACAAACCACTGATTTATCATTGTAAAGGATCACCAGTGATCCTTTGTCCAGTGCCAGCCTACAAGGGAGGccaaaaaatggaagacagcgTGAGCCCACCTTCAAGGAGCTGACAATTTAGCTAGGCaggacacacacgcacacacatgcacgcacacacacacaaacaaaaacctaAGAAAAGGAAACGCACAAAGCAGTGAGTGGACAGGAGGTGGACCaggcaggcttcctggaggaggtgagatGGGAGCTTTGAAGGACAAACACAACTTGGCAAATATGCAGCATGCCCAGGCCTGACACCAAGAGGTAACAATGCAGCTCGATTAACTCTACTCACAGTGGCCCACAGACGACTTTCCTGACACCCAAGAGTGGCTCTGGGTACCTACTTGCTTGTGCTTCTCACCTCCTCGCGCTTCCAGGTACACCTGGGTCCATGTCCGGGCTCCCTCGCCTGTTCTCTTGGTTTGTCTGTCCCGCCCTGTGCCAGCGCCACATTGTCAACATTAAGGAGGTTTCCTCAGCAGTCCCAACACCTGCTACAACAGGGCCCTCCTGATTCAGTCCCTTCAGAAACGTCCGACTACTGTCAGGCCCTTATTCCCCCTTATGCATCTATAATCAGTTTCCCATGTTCCATAAAAATCTCTGTTAGGATTTTTTATGGCATTTTAAGTTCTATACTCGCTCTGGCAGTGCATATACTGAAGTTTTTACaatacaaaaaagcaaaaatgccacAACTCAGCAGTCACAGTACAGATATGTGTACCATGAAGCTTACACTGCAGGATTGTTTGCGGTAGCCAAAGCCTGGTTTTAGTAGTTCATTCAATTAGGGTGCAATCATATCATCGAATATTATGAGCTATTAAAAAGAATGACTCAGAACTACAGTTAACAGCCTTCATTCAGGATTTGGTTTTAAAGGCTGGCCACAATACTACTCAGTCATTTATTTAAGTTAGGGTAGACTCGTCAATTACCATTTTATTCAGTGGGTTAAAATCCAATAGTCTCATTCATTTCGATGGTGACATTTTCCTAGGTGTGGGCAGTCGGAGCCCCTCTCCCTAGCTCCTGTGTCCTTCTGATACATCCCCATCCTTTTTCGAGGATTTCTTTGCTTTCTAGTGTAACCGGGTGCTCCAAGCTCATCTTGGCCTTTTTCCTGCCTCAGCCCTGGGGCAGGCCTTTGCTCTGAGAAGCTCTGGCTCCTTTTGGAGGACAGCGCtacttagaaaccaagatctgagcACTAGGAGTGCTCGTTGCTACTGAggtgtcattgcttctaggcTCTCTCAACAGAGCcaggaaatatgtgtgtgtgtgtgtgtgtgtgtgtgtgtgtgtgtgtgtgtacacttttgcacactcacacacatctaTAACTATTTCTACATCTCTTTGTGTGTACATATTTTATACGACATGTATATATAATGCATTTCGTGTATATATAATACGTATCGTGTATATACGTATGAACATTAAGcactaactgaagggtcagcagttcaaacccgtcAGCGGCTCTGCacgagaaaagacctagcaatctgctcccataaagactacagcctgggaaaccctaaggggcagttctactccatcctatagggttgctatgagttggaatcaactcgatagcacacaacaacatgtgtatgcatctgtgtgtgtgtgtgtgtgagtttagtCCATGAGTTCATGGCAGTATTGGCAATTCCAGTCCCTCACCTTGGGGTTCTTTCTAGCCTTCCTCCTTTCCACATTTTTAAGTACCTTCTCCAAAGTAAGAAACTTGGCTTTTATCATTGTCAAAATGTTTACTTATTTGCTGACGGTAACCACCTGTGCTGCCTGCCACCTCTACACCCCGTGACCACTTTGCTTCTGGGGTGCAGCAGGCCCCTGTTCTCTCTCCATGGCGCCCCTCTCACCACCTTGCTTCCTTGAATGCTGAGCACCAACCTCTCTGTgctggggggggcggggagggaagaAGAACATCGGGAAAGAAGGGGACTGCTGGGAAATGTGCTGAATCTATAAATCAATTTGGGGAAAAGTGACTCTTTTTCAATATTGTCTTCCTATCTGtgaacatggaaaccctggtggcgtagtggttaagagctacggcttctaaccaaaacgtcggcagttcagatccaccaggcactccttggaaactctatggggcagttctactctaacctatagggtcactatgagtcagaatcaactccacagcaaagggtttggtttgggttttttatctaTGAACTTTcgtttaggtcttctttaatgtttttctgtaaaggctttttttttggcATACAGAGCTTATATGCACCATTTCTTAGATCTAATCCTAGGTACTTCACATAAACTTcaaaacttctttttttcttaccaTAAAACTAGCACGACTGGAACAGAGAGAGGCTGCAAAATGCCCACGAATTTTCAGACAAAACATGAAATGTTGAAGATgccaggggcggggggggggggcactgTTTAAGGCTGCATGGAAGCCTCCCTTCCCCAGGGAGGGAAGCTCTCGTCCCCCTTTAAGAGGAAATGTTTGAAAAGCATCTATCTGGCTAAAACGATTGGGTGCCATCCCCAGTGGTGCCAGGGAGTGAGTCTTCCCAGTTGTGGCCACGGCCCAGGTCGGTCCCTGCTCCCAGAGTCCAAATGCAAACACCCTAAGAGCTGTATCCCTGTTTGCCGAGAACTAAGCTCAGCTAACGTCAAATGGCCGAACACCTTCGTTCCTGCACCATCAACAGCCTTCTCATACCTTAGCTTCTCACAGACCTTTCCTCACGTGGAAGAAATGTTAAAAACTCAAAATCCTTTGTCACTAGACAGTGAGGTCCTTGAAGCCAGGAACCTCCCACAGCCCATGTTCTGAGGCCCTCCACCCACCTCACGGCAGGCACCCAATGCCTGTGCTTCTCTCTGGCCAAGGTGACGGGGCCCCCTGAGCCCTTATGGAACCATACTGACCACCATTCCAGCAGCGGAAACTCCGTGTTTTAACTGAGGCTTTCACCCAACTAGAATAGGCTCACACTTAGCCCCGCAATTCTGCAACTGTCTAAATACTCTGGGGCTTGACATTTACGACAATAATAAAATCTTAGGCTTCCTGTGACCAAACACATGTTCTACCTTTTATGGAAAGCTCGGCAAACTCAGAACTGTGGGCCTGAACGGAATCCCTTATAACAACTCCAAGCACCTCCGGGACAGCTCGGCCACTCCCAGCCCACTGCCGGCCACCCCCATCACCGCTTCGCTGCCAACTCCCCAGCTATCTACAACCCCCAAAGACCACCTGTCCATCCTGCTACCTCAGCACCCGGCAAGTTCCTCTCCTGGCCCCTAACCTGGCCACAGACCCGCAAGATCCCCAACATGTAACACACTCCCACCAGGCTTCTTCCCACTCCCTGGACTCCGGCTGGCGGCTCTGAGCCTCCCGAGCCCCCTCTCCTTGTCCACACGCGCACCCAGCGCTCGGCCTCAGGGCTCCCTATGCAGCTCAGATCTCTCCATCTCCTCTCAGCTCAGTCACCCCAATTCCTACTGTCCCTCATCCCATCCTCTTCTTTCTAATCCTTACgctcacacatgtgcacacactcacatgcacttGCAGGCACTCATTCGCACGCTCACACGTTCATgcattcacacacatgcacacccatgtataCTCACAATTGCACTCACACATGTGCATttatgcacacatgtgcacactcaCATGCACTCGCATGCACTCATATTCACACATACATGCATTCACACAGACACATTCACATGCACATCCGTGTACACTCACACGTGTGCATTCATGCACACACATAATCACACTCATAcatgcattcacacacacactcacatgcacagcCTGTACACTCACATTTGCACTCATACGTGCATTCGtgcaacacatgcacacactcacatgcactcaCATGCACACTTGTATTCACACTCATATATGCATTCACATGCTTGTGCACTCATTTTCTCACATCCATTCACATACACTCACATATATGCATTCACACACATGTGCACTCACATTTGCACTCATgcattcacacacacatgcacacctgtgtacactcacattcacacactcacacatacatgcATTCACACTCGCATGCGCTCATATTCACTCACATTTGCACTCACATGCACAGTCGTGTACACTCACATATATGCATTCACACATGTATGCACTCACATGAACACATATTCACACTCATACGTACACGCATTCACATGGATGCGCACTCATATTTTCACTCACACATGCACTCAGGTGCACACTTGTGTACACTCACATTTGCACGctcacacatgtgcacactcCCATGCACTCGCATGCACACTCACATTCACACATACATGCATTCACATGCACGTGCACTCATATTttcactcacacatgcacacttgTGTACACTTGCATTTGCACACTCGTGCTTACACACTCACATGGACTCGAGTGTACTCACACgtgcattcacacacacacacatgccctcACATACATTCACACTCACGCAGACGCTCATGCACAAGCTTAGACACACACCCTCTCACATGCAGTTATGGACTCACACTCATGTACACGcgtacacacattcacacataacACAGGGACCACCCTTCAGAGGCCAGGGAGCAGGCACAGGAAACCAGCAGGGAAAGGTAGGGGGTGGGGCAGGAACTAAGACATCACTTCCAAAACACACTTCACAGTTCACAGCACCGAGACAAGAGGGCACGGGGCTCCTGGCCTTTGCTAAATAGGGAGGTGGGCCAGGGTCCTGCCGCTTCGCGGGTGCAGCTGGGGGTTGTGGCTGCAACACCAAGCCCCCGCCCCACAGCCCAGCAGGGACACAGCTGTGCTCAACCATTACCCTGGAAAGTCGTGGGGGACAGGCAAAGGCCTAGGACCTGGACATAGCCCCTGCAGGTCTGCCAGAGGTACCCTGGGGTCAGTCACACAGCCCATCACCAGCTGGGTTTCCCACTGTGGGGAGCCCCCACCCTCCCTTGGAGAGGCCCCAAGAGCCACTTTGAGAGTCCCGACCCCGCAAGTCCTTCCAAGAGTTGCCATGTAGCTCCAAAGCCCACTTGGCAGAGGGTTACCCCAGCCCAGGACACCTGCAGGGACGATCATCAGATTGTCATCAAGCCCCCCAGTCCCCAGCCACCTTTTTTCAGCAGAGGTCAGCTGCCCAGCGGTGACCTTCAGCCCAGCACCCACAAGGGACAGGATACCATCAAGACGCGGGCAGGGACCGAGGAAGAAGCCAGCCCCGATGCAGGCCTACGGAGTGTTCACCGCCCTCTCTTAGTTACCCCAGGTGATCCCACAGCCACCCGAGGAGTGAAAtgggcttatttttatttttttagcagaTAAGGAAGCTCCAGCTCCGGCAGGTGAGCAGCTCCCCAAAGCCATGCAGCGAGTCCCCGGCAAGGCTGGACTCAGTCCTGCTCTCCAGCCCCTAAGCAGTACTTCCCCACCACCTCTCAGCACACACACCACCCTCTGTTTGAGAGCGAAACCCCAAAACCACTGACAGCACCTGAACAAATGGAGAAGGGGGCAATCTCACCGAAGCTCACAACAAGAGCAGCCTGGAACTCACAAGACCCAGAAACGACGGGAGTCCTTCGCACTCAGCAAGGACCCCCCGAAGGCCGCGGCCCAGGTGCGACAGCTCGGACGAACCCACGCTGAGGCAGGAGTGACACTGAAGAACATGTTCGCAGGCACAATTCAGCCCACCCAATTGACCAGCAAAGCGTGAAGTAGAGGCATGGCCGGGACACAACTGTCAtcttaaaggctctgagaagtcccgCAGCGAGTCAACCAGTTAACTCTCTGTTTCCCAGTTTATCCCAAATGTATTTGACCACAGGATACTTTTAGTTTTGACCCAGGGGAACATATTTTGCGAAACACTGGCCTGGGTACAGAagtgaaatgagaaacacaaagCCAAATTGAATAGGAGGCACCAGTAGAGACCAGGCAAAGGCACCATGGAGCCCTGGAATGTCGGGGATCTCAGATGCATTCCCCTACCTGCCCCCATCTCATCTCCTCCCCCTTTCACAGACAAGAAGACTGATGTCCGCTGAGGTAAGAGCTAGCCTGGGACCATTCAGTGGCTACAGGCCCAGTTGGGTGGAGGTACCTTCAGTACCTGGTTCTCCTCACACCTCCTGGGCCACAAGGAGCCACCTCTGGCCACctccccaacccactgccgtcaagctgattccgactcatagcaagtagaacagcccatagggtttccaaagctgtaattgttacaggagcagatggtcaggtcttttctcctgcagcacTGATGGTGGGctggaccttttagttagcagccgagcacctgTGTCAcctctgctccaccagggctgggGGTAACCTTGATGAGCAACCTTGGCTTTCTCAGTCACAAagagacaaatgttgtatgatcccaGTTATACGAAATACCTAGGATAAGCAAGTGTGTAGAGGCCAAggttattagtagttaccaggggcagaaggagccctggtggcccagtggttaaggactcagctgctaaacgaaaggtcagcagttggaacccaccagccactctgcaggagaaagactgtTGCAGTCAGCTGCcgtaaggattatagcctaggaaactctgtggggcagttctactctgtcctatagggtagctatgagtcggaattgactcgacagcaatgggtttggttttggtttttggaccaggggtgggcaggagggaggggaagctGAACTTCTGTTAGAGGTGATGGGGAAATTCAGGAGCAGATAGTGGTAAGGGCTGAACAACACGAAAAAcataactaaacaaacaaacccattgctgtcgagtcaattccaacccatggcaacctcatgtgttacagggcagaactgctccctgGTGTTTTATTGGCTGTcacctttatggaagtagattgccaggaccttcttccactGCATAGacgagtgggttcgaactgccaacctttaggttagtagttgcacacaaaccatttatgccacccagggacctaaacaCGACTAATGTCAATGAACTGTACAcacaaagaatgttgaaatggcaaacgaCTTGTTCCATATATTTACCACAACGAAAAGAAAAGAAGACTTGATTTTCTCAGTGGGCTAGTATGAAACACTCCCTGGCACCCAGGGCCAGCTCCAGCCAACTCCAGCCAGGAGGGAAGGAAGGCCGGAGCCCTTTATCAGAGGCAAGTCGTCTCTTGCAAAGGGAGCCTGCTGATAAAGTCCATCACCGGAGGCGGTCTGCTTCAAGTGACGGGGTTTTCCTGAGAGAGTGAGCCTTTCCCTGAAAACCATTTCCTGACTAAATACGCTGTAATTGGATAAATGTCTGTATTTCATCACCATGGCTGAGCGCATGCTGATGGGTGGGGGGAGCCGGAGGTAGAGGTCGACAGGCCTGGGAGGAAAGGAAGCGGGCACCGAGGGGCCCGGACCGTGTCCACATGGGAAACTCGGTGATCAGGCGTGTGGCAAAGCTACAAAACGTCACGTGGAGGCCCACCCGCATCCATCTgtccctccctctgtccctcctctcttacacacacactctctctctgcaAGCCCACATTTAGCAACTGTGGGATGTCACGAGCTCACTGATACCCAGGACAAGCCTGAGGGACTCTG from the Loxodonta africana isolate mLoxAfr1 chromosome 7, mLoxAfr1.hap2, whole genome shotgun sequence genome contains:
- the LOC135231781 gene encoding LOW QUALITY PROTEIN: basic proline-rich protein-like (The sequence of the model RefSeq protein was modified relative to this genomic sequence to represent the inferred CDS: deleted 1 base in 1 codon), encoding SPPPPPPPPPPPPPPPPPPPPPPPPPPPPPPPPPPPPPPPPPPRPPPPPPPPPPPPPPPPPPPPPPPPPPPPPPPPPPPPPPPPPPPPPPPPPPPPPPPPPPPPPPPPPPPPPPPPPPPPPPPPPPPPPPPPPPPPPPPPPPPPPPPPPPPPPPPPPPPPPPPPPPPPPPPPPPPPPPPPPPPPPPPPPPPPPPPPPPPPPPPPPPPPPPPPPPPPPPPPPPPPPPPPPPPPPPPPPPPPPPPPPPPPPPPPPAPPPPPPPPPPPPPPEPPPPPPPPPPPPPPPPPPPPPPPPPPPPPPPPPPPPPPPPPPPPPPPPPPPPPPPPPPPPPPPPPPPPPPPPPPPPPPPPPPPPPPPPPPPPPPPPPPPPPAPPPPPPPPPPPPPPPPPPPPPPPPPPPPPPPPPPPPPPPPPPPPPPPPPPPPPPPPPPPPPPPPPPPPPPPPPPPPPPPPPPPPPPPPPPPPPPPPPPPPPPPPPPPPPPPPPPPPPPPPPPPPPPPPPPPPPPPPPPSPPPS